The following are encoded together in the Thermosipho japonicus genome:
- a CDS encoding M3 family oligoendopeptidase yields MKWDLTVFYEIPDIEKIKKDLEDIFKRATNFVEKYEKLINENISTEQVRNYFKEFEQLMEDGLKPIQYSSLLFSENTTDKIAQQLYGISEQYGSKISEILSPLQSAFAQLSEEKLDILSKEIPEYSYALEKIKLEKKHILSKDAERILAATSISRRDALSNLYEKLTSSYKFKIEIDGEEKELSGSQVRALRRSPDGNLRKKAMKLFFERYKADEITIGETYNIVVKDYDTEARLRNYPKPISMRNLENAVSDESVEKLIEITTENTKIVHKYYKWKAQEMNEELTLADIYAPFSSSEKKYTFDEAKEIVLDAYYSFDEKAGNIVESFFKENRIHSEIVPGKVGGAFCSYYTTQIKPFVLLNFNGNINDVMTLAHELGHGLHGTLSQKQSFINYHTPLTMAELASVFGEFLVFDKIKNELEGDEKKYFIASTLEDTFATMFRQNMFARFEIQAHELIEKNGMASFEELSKLYENELKIMFADSVKIPEEYTYEWSSIPHIFHTPFYVYAYNYANCLVIGLYQKYLEMGKKFVPKYIELLESGGKDSPERLLNKIGIDITKEEFWQSAFEFLNNMLNEII; encoded by the coding sequence ATGAAGTGGGATTTAACAGTTTTTTACGAAATACCAGATATTGAAAAAATAAAAAAAGATCTAGAAGATATTTTTAAAAGAGCAACAAATTTTGTTGAAAAATATGAAAAATTAATCAATGAAAATATTTCAACTGAACAGGTAAGAAATTATTTCAAAGAATTTGAACAATTAATGGAAGATGGTTTAAAACCGATACAATATTCAAGTCTTCTATTTTCTGAAAATACAACGGATAAAATTGCGCAACAACTATATGGAATTTCCGAACAATATGGTTCAAAAATTTCTGAAATACTTTCTCCACTACAATCTGCTTTTGCACAACTTTCGGAAGAAAAGCTGGATATACTCTCAAAAGAAATTCCTGAATACTCATACGCTTTAGAAAAAATAAAACTTGAAAAAAAACATATTCTGTCAAAAGATGCAGAAAGAATTCTTGCTGCCACAAGCATTTCAAGAAGAGATGCACTTTCAAATTTATATGAAAAATTGACTTCATCATATAAATTCAAAATTGAAATTGATGGTGAGGAAAAAGAGTTGTCTGGAAGTCAAGTAAGAGCTTTAAGAAGATCCCCGGATGGAAATTTAAGAAAAAAAGCTATGAAACTCTTCTTTGAAAGGTACAAAGCCGATGAAATAACCATAGGTGAAACTTACAATATAGTAGTAAAAGACTATGACACAGAAGCAAGATTAAGAAATTATCCAAAACCAATTTCTATGAGAAACTTAGAAAATGCTGTATCAGATGAAAGTGTCGAAAAACTCATTGAGATAACCACAGAAAACACAAAAATAGTCCACAAATACTACAAGTGGAAAGCTCAAGAAATGAATGAAGAGTTAACACTCGCTGACATTTACGCACCATTCAGTAGCTCAGAAAAAAAGTACACATTCGATGAAGCAAAAGAAATAGTTTTAGACGCATACTACAGTTTTGATGAAAAGGCGGGCAATATAGTTGAAAGTTTCTTTAAAGAAAATAGAATCCACTCTGAAATCGTTCCTGGAAAAGTTGGCGGAGCATTTTGTTCATATTATACGACTCAAATCAAACCTTTTGTTCTTTTAAATTTTAATGGTAATATTAACGATGTTATGACATTAGCTCACGAGTTAGGTCATGGACTCCATGGAACTTTATCCCAAAAACAAAGTTTCATAAATTATCATACACCTCTTACTATGGCAGAACTTGCATCTGTTTTTGGTGAATTTCTAGTTTTTGATAAGATAAAAAATGAACTTGAGGGAGATGAAAAGAAATACTTTATTGCTTCCACACTTGAAGATACATTTGCTACAATGTTCAGACAAAACATGTTTGCAAGATTTGAAATACAAGCTCATGAACTAATAGAAAAAAATGGAATGGCAAGTTTTGAAGAACTCTCAAAACTATATGAAAATGAATTAAAAATAATGTTTGCAGATAGTGTTAAAATACCTGAAGAATATACATATGAATGGTCATCCATTCCACATATTTTCCACACACCATTTTATGTCTACGCATACAACTATGCTAATTGTCTCGTAATAGGACTTTATCAGAAATACCTTGAAATGGGTAAAAAATTTGTTCCAAAATATATTGAACTACTTGAGTCAGGCGGGAAAGACAGCCCAGAAAGGCTACTTAACAAGATAGGAATTGATATAACAAAAGAAGAATTCTGGCAAAGTGCATTTGAATTCCTAAATAACATGCTCAATGAAATAATATAA
- the truA gene encoding tRNA pseudouridine(38-40) synthase TruA gives MKRFAIEFAYDGTKFFGYQGQPNVRTVQGDLEDALERIFKERIYTQAAGRTDAGVHANGQVAAFNCPIERLTEKDIKNALNANLPDDIYVKKAWIVDKNFNPRFAATKRIYHYFISTSEKDVFMRNYVWNFRYDLDVEAMRKAASFLEGEHDFSSFKKGKDEKNPVRTIYRIRILTLKKGLILIRVEGRSFLRSMVRNIVGSLVRVGLGQWKPEKILEVLEKRSRQEAAGTAPPHGLYLYKVLF, from the coding sequence ATGAAACGATTTGCTATTGAATTTGCATACGATGGAACAAAGTTTTTTGGGTATCAAGGCCAACCTAATGTAAGGACAGTTCAGGGCGATTTAGAAGATGCGTTGGAAAGAATTTTTAAAGAGAGAATATATACTCAAGCAGCTGGAAGAACAGATGCAGGTGTTCATGCAAATGGTCAGGTTGCAGCTTTTAACTGTCCAATTGAAAGATTAACCGAAAAAGATATAAAAAATGCCTTGAATGCAAATTTGCCTGATGATATTTATGTAAAAAAGGCTTGGATAGTAGATAAGAACTTTAATCCAAGATTTGCGGCGACTAAGAGAATTTATCATTATTTCATTAGCACTAGTGAAAAAGACGTTTTCATGAGAAATTATGTTTGGAATTTTAGATATGATTTAGATGTTGAAGCAATGAGAAAGGCCGCAAGTTTTTTAGAAGGCGAGCATGATTTTTCTTCATTTAAAAAAGGCAAAGATGAAAAAAATCCGGTTAGAACAATTTACAGGATAAGGATTTTGACTTTGAAAAAAGGTTTAATACTAATTAGAGTAGAAGGTAGATCTTTTTTGAGAAGTATGGTAAGAAATATAGTCGGAAGTCTTGTTAGGGTGGGATTAGGTCAATGGAAACCAGAAAAAATTTTAGAAGTCTTAGAGAAACGCTCAAGGCAAGAAGCGGCTGGTACCGCGCCACCACATGGATTGTACTTATACAAAGTGTTGTTCTAA
- a CDS encoding DUF58 domain-containing protein — protein MQIENIRLVFLTVLVLFLNFFRINGFTIFLDAFVIIQWVNYSRIVNIFKDIDIEVKLDKDRVFIDEDFNLIISLCGVKIPLNLSIPELGEGKVHLKDVVVLKHSFAKRGKFKIEKFFLKYDAVFFNIIKKVEKKDIQITVFPNYEEVYFKKEKLLDLVPNVVSRIRLLEDPTSIIGVRKYEKDPIKMINWKISAKLGDIYVKQTEYTSQGRLFLGLFLNLHSQIFSKTAWRPILNKYVEDAILAANSIVKEVSARNIPVKLIADTSEGIKKEFSSDWIDYYEVLSTSYGSLEGFSFEVYNEVEREIIFNDTLLIITMFLSEKDLEKIMRIRERVSRIIILVMPYGFRRYNTKKFKSYLDIPQDIEAIKKNCAILRENDIHVIVYLENMLLQEGIELVN, from the coding sequence ATGCAAATTGAAAATATAAGGCTAGTATTTTTGACTGTTTTAGTTTTATTTTTGAATTTTTTCAGAATAAATGGTTTTACAATTTTCTTGGATGCTTTTGTTATCATTCAATGGGTTAATTATTCAAGGATTGTAAATATATTTAAGGATATTGATATTGAAGTGAAATTGGATAAAGATAGAGTTTTTATTGATGAAGATTTTAATTTAATTATATCTCTTTGTGGTGTGAAAATACCACTGAATTTATCTATTCCAGAGCTTGGAGAGGGAAAAGTACATTTAAAAGATGTTGTTGTCTTAAAGCATAGTTTTGCAAAGAGAGGAAAATTTAAAATTGAGAAATTTTTTCTAAAGTATGATGCAGTCTTTTTTAATATAATAAAGAAAGTTGAGAAGAAAGATATACAGATAACGGTTTTTCCTAATTATGAGGAAGTTTATTTTAAAAAAGAGAAGTTGCTTGATTTAGTTCCAAATGTCGTTTCGAGAATAAGACTTTTAGAAGATCCAACAAGTATTATAGGAGTAAGAAAGTATGAAAAAGATCCTATAAAGATGATAAATTGGAAGATTTCTGCAAAACTTGGGGATATTTATGTAAAACAAACAGAATATACTTCACAGGGTAGATTATTTCTGGGGTTATTTTTAAACCTCCACTCGCAGATTTTTTCTAAGACTGCATGGAGACCAATATTAAACAAATATGTAGAAGATGCAATACTTGCGGCAAATAGCATTGTAAAAGAAGTTTCCGCTAGAAATATTCCTGTTAAGTTGATAGCTGATACGTCTGAAGGAATAAAAAAGGAATTTTCAAGCGATTGGATAGACTATTATGAAGTTTTATCCACTTCATATGGTTCTTTAGAAGGCTTTAGTTTTGAAGTTTATAACGAAGTAGAGAGAGAAATAATTTTCAATGATACTCTTCTTATTATTACAATGTTTCTTAGTGAGAAAGATCTGGAGAAAATTATGCGTATTAGAGAAAGGGTTTCTAGAATAATAATACTTGTAATGCCTTATGGTTTTAGAAGGTATAATACCAAAAAATTTAAGAGTTATTTAGACATTCCACAAGATATCGAGGCAATAAAGAAAAACTGTGCAATTTTGAGGGAGAATGATATTCATGTGATCGTATATTTAGAAAATATGTTGCTTCAGGAGGGAATAGAACTTGTTAATTGA
- a CDS encoding GGDEF domain-containing protein, whose protein sequence is MFEMLVIIPSLLFISPETIALLTPIFYLIFQKEHRLTRLSMRLLMYSFGTYLFYSVSHDYLRIPFFALGVIITNFVYLFFYFFKDIKLYLTAIFNSYVMISLGALLVANVYLYSEIKLSNLILFFLTYSLYLIFVILYADSFNMSILEKIEREKLKKENDNFLLLLDLAFKEKSLNFDGQLNKILEVICEISGFETALLSIMDYEKNKVIRIAGYGLEEDVITALKNQRVNIENVLPLFSKRFEVEGVYFIPYGSISLDTEGVYVFDDYYTDFNYENSWNPNDLLLVPLIDENSRIVGYISFDKPISGRRPVSNELKLLKFLSWFVVQFLRKTPYAKYLISKSQVNMTTYPEFVRLCDSILNENEEASVAFLDIDDFDKINIKKGPEFAEHISNFISEYFKDMKNVYLYKLNGENFVFFMPNTNKLRALTIFGKFGESLKDKFEDVSTSIGVIYKEPGQNKSFFELLKEAKEALLVAKKSGGGRTMIK, encoded by the coding sequence ATGTTTGAGATGCTAGTTATAATTCCTTCTCTGCTTTTTATTTCTCCAGAAACAATTGCATTATTAACTCCTATTTTTTACTTGATTTTTCAAAAAGAGCATCGTTTAACAAGATTATCAATGCGATTGTTAATGTATTCTTTCGGAACTTATTTATTTTACAGTGTATCGCACGATTATTTAAGAATTCCGTTTTTTGCCTTAGGAGTAATAATAACTAATTTTGTGTACTTGTTTTTTTACTTTTTTAAAGATATTAAATTATATTTAACTGCAATATTTAATAGTTATGTTATGATATCTCTTGGTGCATTGTTAGTAGCTAATGTTTATTTATATTCTGAAATAAAATTGTCTAATTTGATATTGTTTTTTTTAACATATTCTTTATATCTAATTTTTGTTATACTATATGCAGATAGTTTTAATATGAGTATTCTTGAAAAGATTGAGAGAGAAAAACTCAAAAAAGAAAATGATAACTTTTTGTTATTGCTAGATCTTGCTTTTAAAGAAAAATCTTTGAATTTTGATGGACAATTAAATAAAATTTTGGAAGTTATTTGTGAAATATCAGGTTTTGAAACAGCTTTGCTTAGTATTATGGATTATGAAAAGAATAAAGTAATAAGAATAGCTGGCTATGGGCTTGAGGAAGATGTAATCACGGCATTGAAAAATCAGCGGGTAAATATTGAGAATGTTCTCCCTTTATTTTCTAAGAGATTTGAGGTTGAAGGGGTTTACTTTATTCCGTATGGTTCAATTTCTTTAGATACAGAAGGTGTGTATGTTTTTGATGACTATTACACAGATTTTAATTATGAAAATTCGTGGAATCCAAATGATTTATTACTTGTTCCTCTAATTGATGAAAATTCAAGGATAGTTGGATACATTAGTTTTGATAAACCAATATCTGGTAGAAGGCCTGTTTCTAATGAATTGAAATTATTAAAGTTTTTATCATGGTTTGTAGTTCAATTTTTAAGAAAAACTCCATATGCAAAATACCTAATTTCAAAGAGTCAAGTAAATATGACTACATATCCTGAATTCGTAAGGCTTTGTGATAGTATATTGAACGAAAATGAAGAGGCATCAGTTGCATTTTTAGATATCGATGATTTTGATAAGATTAATATTAAAAAAGGCCCAGAATTTGCAGAACATATATCAAATTTTATATCAGAATATTTTAAAGATATGAAAAATGTTTATTTGTATAAATTGAATGGCGAAAATTTTGTATTTTTCATGCCTAATACGAATAAACTAAGAGCATTAACAATTTTTGGGAAGTTTGGGGAATCATTAAAGGATAAGTTTGAAGATGTTTCGACAAGTATAGGAGTAATTTATAAGGAACCTGGACAAAATAAATCTTTTTTTGAACTTCTTAAAGAAGCAAAAGAAGCTTTATTGGTTGCAAAAAAATCTGGTGGCGGGAGGACTATGATTAAATGA